One genomic region from Amphiprion ocellaris isolate individual 3 ecotype Okinawa chromosome 20, ASM2253959v1, whole genome shotgun sequence encodes:
- the calm1a gene encoding calmodulin-1a, translating into MADQLTEEQIAEFKEAFSLFDKDGDGTITTKELGTVMRSLGQNPTEAELQDMINEVDADGNGTIDFPEFLTMMARKMKDTDSEEEIREAFRVFDKDGNGYISAAELRHVMTNLGEKLTDEEVDEMIREADIDGDGQVNYEEFVQMMTAK; encoded by the exons GCTGACCAACTAACAGAAGAGCAGATTGCTG AGTTCAAGGAGGCCTTCTCCCTGTTCGATAAAGACGGAGATGGGACCATCACCACTAAGGAGCTCGGCACTGTCATGAGGTCACTGGGTCAAAACCCAACCGAGGCTGAACTTCAGGACATGATCAATGAAGTGGACGCTGACG GCAACGGGACCATCGACTTCCCTGAGTTCCTGACGATGATGGCAAGGAAGATGAAGGACACTGACAGTGAGGAGGAGATAAGGGAGGCGTTCAGAGTCTTTGATAAG GACGGCAACGGTTACATCAGCGCCGCAGAGCTGCGTCACGTGATGACTAACCTGGGAGAGAAGCTGACGGATGAGGAAGTAGATGAGATGATCAGAGAAGCCGACATCGACGGAGATGGACAGGTCAACTATGAAG AGTTTGTTCAGATGATGACCGCCAAATGA